One stretch of Streptomyces sp. NBC_01363 DNA includes these proteins:
- a CDS encoding serine/threonine-protein kinase, which produces MNAGGPVRRVIDDRFELVDRLGSGGMGMVWRAHDLALHRDVALKEVRPPDPALAESDPESARLLRERVLREARALARLDHPGVVTVHHIVDGGDGTYPWIVMELVPGASLAERLAEGTLSPVEAAELGRGVLSALRAAHAAGILHRDVKPANVLLRADGSPVLTDFGIAAIRESTSLTATGSIIGSPDYMAPERIRGEEGDPTSDLWSLGMMLYVAVEGRHPLRKATTLATLAAVLDEEIPPPRQAGPLAPVLDALLTRDTAARPGPEELDRMLASVVASTGDPSAAAGPSRAESRDAVPPRQDPPTRRDAVPPGFGQADPTTVLPTAPVRRPPVATPPRPQPATLGTQEIRRRVRRGRAVAVSTALAGTALTGVLVWSLVPDSHPETAGRTPSASGASSPAEGKESAPKAAAPTKNLLTPTAARSVIAALKPVMGGTRVTSFSLFDVHASVEAPVAKNKGLYDVYTYRDGKAARERAGGTLQPDAKSVDLEKFNWDALPGLIRRADKELGVAEPTSHYVDIDPASPFDGFQPTLSVYVSDEYGGAYLRADINGKVLKKYPRNG; this is translated from the coding sequence ATGAACGCTGGGGGGCCTGTGCGCCGTGTGATCGACGACCGTTTCGAGCTGGTGGACAGGCTCGGCAGCGGCGGTATGGGCATGGTGTGGCGCGCCCACGACCTGGCCCTGCACCGCGATGTGGCGCTCAAGGAGGTGCGGCCCCCGGACCCGGCGCTCGCCGAGAGCGACCCCGAGTCGGCCAGGCTGCTGCGCGAGCGGGTGCTGCGTGAGGCCCGTGCGCTGGCCCGGCTCGACCACCCGGGTGTCGTCACGGTCCACCACATCGTGGACGGCGGCGACGGGACGTACCCGTGGATCGTGATGGAGCTGGTGCCCGGCGCCTCGCTCGCGGAGCGCCTGGCCGAGGGGACGCTCTCCCCGGTCGAGGCCGCCGAGCTGGGCCGCGGGGTGCTGTCCGCGCTGCGCGCCGCCCATGCCGCCGGAATCCTGCACCGCGACGTCAAGCCCGCCAACGTACTGCTGCGGGCCGACGGGAGTCCGGTGCTCACCGACTTCGGCATCGCGGCGATCCGCGAGTCCACCAGTCTGACGGCGACCGGCTCCATCATCGGCTCCCCCGACTACATGGCGCCCGAGCGCATCCGCGGCGAGGAGGGCGACCCGACGTCGGACCTGTGGTCGCTCGGCATGATGCTGTACGTCGCCGTGGAGGGCCGGCATCCGCTGCGCAAGGCCACCACACTGGCGACGCTGGCGGCCGTGCTGGACGAGGAGATCCCGCCGCCCCGGCAGGCCGGTCCGCTGGCTCCGGTGCTGGACGCGCTGCTGACCCGGGACACGGCCGCGAGGCCCGGTCCCGAGGAGCTCGACCGGATGCTGGCGTCGGTGGTCGCGTCGACGGGCGACCCGTCCGCGGCGGCCGGACCGAGCCGTGCGGAATCGCGGGATGCCGTACCTCCTCGCCAGGACCCGCCCACCCGGCGGGACGCGGTACCGCCCGGCTTCGGCCAGGCCGACCCGACCACCGTCCTGCCCACCGCCCCCGTGCGACGTCCACCCGTCGCCACTCCCCCGCGCCCCCAGCCCGCGACGCTGGGCACCCAGGAGATCCGCCGCCGGGTCCGCCGGGGCCGCGCCGTCGCGGTCAGCACCGCGCTCGCCGGAACCGCCCTGACCGGCGTCCTGGTGTGGTCGCTGGTGCCCGACTCGCACCCGGAGACGGCCGGCCGCACCCCGTCCGCCTCGGGCGCGTCCTCACCCGCCGAAGGGAAGGAAAGCGCGCCGAAGGCCGCGGCACCGACCAAGAATCTGCTGACGCCCACCGCCGCACGGTCCGTCATCGCGGCGCTCAAGCCGGTGATGGGCGGCACCAGGGTCACGTCGTTCTCGCTGTTCGACGTGCACGCGAGCGTCGAGGCCCCGGTCGCGAAGAACAAGGGCCTGTACGACGTCTACACCTACCGGGACGGCAAGGCCGCCCGCGAACGCGCGGGCGGCACCCTCCAGCCGGACGCCAAGTCCGTGGACCTGGAGAAGTTCAACTGGGACGCCCTGCCGGGGCTGATCCGCCGGGCGGACAAGGAGCTCGGTGTCGCCGAGCCCACCAGCCACTACGTGGACATCGACCCGGCCTCCCCGTTCGACGGCTTCCAGCCGACGCTGAGCGTCTACGTCTCGGACGAGTACGGCGGTGCCTATCTGCGGGCCGACATCAACGGCAAGGTGCTCAAGAAGTATCCGCGCAACGGCTGA
- a CDS encoding glycoside hydrolase family 38 C-terminal domain-containing protein, which yields MHDDRTLTEERLDRALRERIRPAVHPRTAPLEFEVWHAPGEPVPFSEAVAAPFKPGAIGDDWGPAWGTSWFKVTGRVPADWAGETVEAVIDLGFAKDRPGFSAEALAHRPDGSVVKALNPRNTWLRVGEPVAGGEEFTYILEAAANPEILDGVSALGDRETAGSEPLYRVERMDLAVFDRQMWELVQDLEVLDQLMRQLPLGSARRWEILRAVERCLDALDLDAVGASAPAARERLRDVLSSPAHASAHRLSAVGHAHIDSAWLWPLRETVRKVARTTSNVLALMDDRPEFVFAMSQAQQLDWLREHQPALYARVKEKVAAGQFVPVGGMWVESDTNMPGSEALARQFVYGKRFFLEEFGVETEEVWLPDSFGYSAALPQLVKLSGSRWFLTQKISWNTTNPFPHHSFLWEGLDGTRVFTHFPPVDTYVAELSGEELAHAEENFRDKGHATRSLVPFGWGDGGGGPTREMLARAERLADLEGSPRVAIERPADFFAAAEAEYDRPPVWLGELYLELHRGTYTSQARTKQGNRRSEHLLREAELWAATAAVRTGFPYPHEELDRIWKSVLLHQFHDILPGSSIAWVHHEAEATYARIAGELEAVIGAAQRALAGAPEEGGTVVFNAAPHGRAGIAAGGAALAPQEPEPATEVEELDPGFRLDNGLLRVTVDERGLVVSVVDLVAGRETVAPGCAANLLQVHPDLPNRWDAWDVDAFYRNTVTDLTEADVVRRSGDGVEVVRTFGSSRVTQLLTLRPGARRLDIDTEVDWHEQEKFLKAAFPIDVRADHSTAETQFGHVQRPTHTNTSWEAAKFEICAHRFLHVGEPGWGAALINDSTYGHDVTRTVREDGSTTTTVRLSLLRAPRYPDPATDQGVHRLRYALLPGATIGDAVREGWCFSLPERRVPGSGEVAPLVSVDDDAVVVTAVKLADDGSGDVVVRLHEAHGGRASARLTAGFALAGASVTDLLERPLADETAEVDGDAVRLALRPFQIVTLRLTPNNDV from the coding sequence ATGCATGACGACCGCACACTGACCGAGGAACGGCTCGACCGCGCGCTGCGCGAGCGCATCCGCCCCGCCGTCCACCCCCGAACCGCGCCCCTGGAGTTCGAGGTCTGGCACGCCCCCGGCGAACCGGTGCCCTTCAGCGAGGCGGTGGCCGCCCCCTTCAAGCCCGGTGCCATCGGCGACGACTGGGGGCCGGCCTGGGGCACCAGCTGGTTCAAGGTGACCGGCCGCGTCCCGGCGGACTGGGCCGGTGAGACCGTGGAAGCGGTGATCGACCTCGGTTTCGCCAAGGACCGGCCCGGGTTCTCCGCGGAGGCGCTGGCCCACCGGCCGGACGGCAGCGTCGTCAAGGCCCTCAACCCGCGCAACACCTGGCTGCGGGTCGGCGAACCGGTGGCGGGCGGCGAGGAGTTCACGTACATCCTCGAAGCCGCCGCCAATCCGGAGATCCTGGACGGCGTCAGTGCGCTGGGCGACCGGGAGACCGCGGGCAGCGAGCCGCTGTACCGCGTCGAGCGGATGGACCTCGCGGTCTTCGACCGGCAGATGTGGGAGCTGGTCCAGGACCTGGAGGTGCTCGATCAGCTGATGCGGCAGCTGCCGCTCGGCTCGGCGCGCCGCTGGGAGATCCTGCGCGCGGTGGAGCGCTGCCTGGACGCCCTGGACCTGGACGCCGTGGGCGCGAGCGCGCCCGCCGCCCGGGAGCGGCTGCGCGACGTGCTCTCCTCCCCTGCGCACGCCTCCGCCCACCGGCTGTCGGCGGTGGGTCACGCGCACATCGACTCGGCGTGGCTGTGGCCGCTGCGGGAGACGGTGCGCAAGGTCGCCCGCACCACCTCCAACGTGCTGGCGCTGATGGACGACCGTCCGGAGTTCGTCTTCGCGATGTCGCAGGCGCAGCAGCTGGACTGGCTGCGGGAGCATCAGCCCGCGCTGTACGCCCGGGTGAAGGAGAAGGTCGCCGCCGGTCAGTTCGTGCCGGTGGGCGGGATGTGGGTGGAGTCCGACACCAATATGCCCGGGTCGGAGGCACTGGCCCGGCAGTTCGTGTACGGCAAGCGGTTCTTTCTGGAGGAGTTCGGGGTCGAGACCGAGGAGGTGTGGCTGCCCGACTCGTTCGGCTACTCGGCGGCGCTGCCGCAGCTGGTGAAGCTCTCCGGTTCGCGCTGGTTCCTCACCCAGAAGATCTCGTGGAACACGACGAACCCGTTCCCGCACCATTCCTTCCTGTGGGAGGGGCTGGACGGCACCCGGGTCTTCACGCACTTCCCGCCGGTGGACACCTATGTGGCCGAACTGTCCGGCGAGGAGCTCGCGCACGCCGAGGAGAACTTCCGGGACAAGGGCCACGCCACGCGCTCGCTCGTGCCGTTCGGCTGGGGCGACGGCGGTGGCGGCCCCACCCGCGAGATGCTGGCGCGCGCCGAGCGGCTCGCGGATCTGGAGGGTTCGCCCCGGGTGGCGATCGAGAGGCCCGCGGACTTCTTCGCCGCCGCCGAGGCGGAGTACGACCGGCCGCCGGTATGGCTGGGCGAGCTGTATCTGGAGCTGCACCGCGGTACGTACACCTCGCAGGCGCGGACCAAGCAGGGCAACCGGCGCAGCGAGCATCTGCTGCGGGAGGCGGAGCTGTGGGCGGCCACCGCCGCCGTCCGGACCGGATTCCCGTATCCGCACGAGGAGTTGGACCGGATCTGGAAGAGCGTGCTGCTGCACCAGTTCCACGACATCCTGCCGGGTTCGTCCATTGCCTGGGTGCACCATGAGGCCGAGGCGACGTACGCCCGGATCGCCGGTGAGCTCGAAGCGGTGATCGGGGCGGCGCAGCGGGCGCTGGCCGGCGCTCCGGAGGAGGGCGGCACGGTCGTGTTCAACGCCGCTCCGCACGGCCGGGCCGGCATCGCGGCGGGGGGCGCGGCACTCGCTCCGCAGGAGCCGGAGCCGGCGACGGAGGTCGAGGAGCTCGACCCCGGCTTCCGGCTGGACAACGGACTGCTGCGGGTGACCGTGGACGAGCGGGGGCTGGTGGTCTCGGTCGTCGACCTGGTGGCCGGGCGCGAGACGGTCGCCCCGGGCTGCGCGGCGAATCTGCTCCAGGTCCACCCGGACCTGCCCAACCGCTGGGACGCGTGGGACGTCGATGCCTTCTACCGCAACACGGTGACCGATCTGACCGAGGCGGACGTGGTGCGCCGCAGCGGCGACGGGGTCGAGGTGGTGCGTACCTTCGGCTCGTCCCGGGTCACCCAGCTGCTGACGCTGCGGCCGGGTGCCCGGCGTCTGGACATCGACACCGAGGTCGACTGGCACGAGCAGGAGAAGTTCCTCAAGGCGGCGTTCCCGATCGATGTGCGCGCCGATCACTCCACGGCGGAGACCCAGTTCGGGCACGTCCAGCGGCCGACGCACACCAACACCAGTTGGGAGGCGGCCAAGTTCGAGATCTGCGCCCACCGCTTCCTGCACGTCGGCGAGCCGGGCTGGGGTGCGGCGCTGATCAACGATTCGACGTACGGGCACGATGTGACGCGTACGGTCCGCGAGGACGGCTCGACCACGACCACGGTGCGGCTGTCGCTGCTGCGGGCGCCCCGCTATCCCGACCCGGCGACCGACCAGGGCGTGCACCGGCTGCGGTACGCGCTGCTGCCGGGGGCGACGATCGGTGACGCGGTCCGTGAGGGCTGGTGCTTCAGCCTTCCCGAGCGCCGGGTGCCGGGCAGTGGCGAGGTCGCCCCGCTGGTCTCGGTCGACGACGACGCGGTGGTCGTGACCGCCGTGAAGCTCGCCGACGACGGCAGTGGCGATGTGGTGGTCCGGCTCCACGAAGCCCACGGCGGACGGGCCTCGGCCCGTCTGACGGCGGGCTTCGCACTGGCCGGGGCGAGCGTCACCGATCTGCTGGAGCGTCCGCTCGCCGACGAGACCGCCGAGGTGGACGGCGATGCGGTACGACTGGCGCTGCGGCCCTTCCAGATCGTGACGCTCAGGCTCACACCGAACAACGACGTGTGA
- a CDS encoding polysaccharide deacetylase family protein, protein MTARPQLRADRALLLTFDDRHVREWAAAAPLFTSYGARVTFFVCEPDRLDRDEVRLLRRLADDGHTIGCHGLRHERAPEFVAAHGPAAYLDREVVPALDGLRRLGFPSRSFAYPCSARDEDTDRLLLTLFERLRGGVPVGRRADPSLADELHVPAGDLPARRVLPGCSVDSGRGSLAYGDDLSGVEAALRRTADQGGATTLYAHCVADAHEANHVTPARLEKLLAVADGMSLPCVGFDELP, encoded by the coding sequence ATGACCGCCCGTCCGCAGCTCCGCGCCGACCGCGCCCTCCTGCTCACCTTCGACGACCGGCACGTACGCGAATGGGCCGCCGCCGCACCGCTGTTCACGTCCTACGGCGCGCGAGTCACCTTCTTCGTCTGTGAGCCGGACCGGCTCGACCGGGACGAGGTGCGGTTGCTGCGCCGGCTCGCGGACGACGGCCACACCATCGGCTGCCACGGGCTGCGGCACGAGCGCGCACCCGAGTTCGTCGCCGCGCACGGTCCGGCCGCCTATCTCGACCGGGAGGTGGTGCCCGCCCTGGACGGGCTGCGCCGCCTCGGCTTTCCGTCCCGCAGTTTCGCCTACCCGTGCAGCGCCCGCGACGAGGACACCGACCGGCTGCTGCTCACGCTCTTCGAGCGGCTGCGCGGCGGAGTGCCCGTCGGCCGCCGCGCCGATCCGTCACTCGCGGACGAACTGCACGTCCCGGCCGGCGATCTCCCCGCCCGGCGGGTCCTGCCCGGCTGTTCGGTGGACTCCGGGCGCGGGAGCCTCGCGTACGGGGACGATCTGAGCGGCGTCGAGGCGGCGCTGCGCCGGACCGCCGACCAGGGCGGCGCGACCACGCTCTACGCCCACTGCGTCGCCGACGCCCACGAGGCCAACCATGTGACCCCGGCCCGGCTGGAGAAGCTCCTGGCCGTGGCCGACGGGATGTCACTGCCCTGCGTGGGCTTCGACGAGCTCCCGTGA
- a CDS encoding Gfo/Idh/MocA family protein, whose amino-acid sequence MTPYRVLLVGAGNIARAVHMPTFLELPSDFAVVGAVDADPVAARSFATDFALPHHSTDLAASLSELRPDLVVIASPPVAHREQVVAALAAGAWVWCEKPPALSLAEYDAMAAAEGEHGPYAPIVFQHRFGSGAEHAKALIASGELGAPLVAHCQTTWYRDDAYYAVPWRGKWATEGAGPAMGLGIHQIDLLLELLGDWAEIRAMAGRLARDVETDDVTTATVRFASGALATVVNSALSPSQLSHLRIDLRDATIELNHLYGYGNGDWTYTPAPGVEPGRADGWSSPAEDVPSSHSAQLRSLLADMRAGRRPRASAGDGRRSLELITAMYKAALTGRPVLAGEIVPGDPFYTALHGSVPGWAPQESGR is encoded by the coding sequence GTGACTCCTTATCGTGTACTGCTCGTCGGCGCGGGCAACATCGCCCGTGCCGTCCATATGCCGACGTTCCTCGAACTCCCCTCGGACTTCGCGGTGGTCGGCGCCGTCGATGCCGATCCCGTGGCCGCCCGCTCCTTCGCCACCGATTTCGCGCTCCCCCACCACTCCACCGATCTCGCCGCGTCGCTGAGCGAGCTCCGTCCCGATCTCGTCGTCATCGCCTCGCCGCCCGTCGCCCACCGGGAACAGGTCGTCGCGGCCCTGGCGGCCGGGGCCTGGGTGTGGTGCGAGAAGCCGCCCGCGCTCAGCCTGGCGGAGTACGACGCCATGGCCGCAGCCGAGGGCGAGCACGGTCCGTACGCGCCGATCGTCTTTCAGCACCGGTTCGGCTCGGGGGCCGAGCACGCCAAGGCGCTCATCGCCTCCGGGGAGCTGGGGGCGCCGCTGGTGGCCCACTGCCAGACCACCTGGTACCGCGACGACGCCTATTACGCGGTCCCCTGGCGCGGGAAGTGGGCGACCGAGGGCGCGGGCCCCGCCATGGGGCTCGGCATCCACCAGATCGATCTGCTGCTCGAACTGCTCGGCGACTGGGCGGAGATCCGGGCCATGGCCGGCCGGCTGGCCCGTGACGTGGAGACCGACGACGTCACCACCGCCACCGTGCGCTTCGCCTCGGGCGCGCTGGCCACCGTGGTCAACAGCGCCCTCTCGCCGAGCCAGCTGAGTCATCTGCGGATCGATCTGCGCGACGCCACGATCGAGCTGAACCATCTCTACGGATACGGAAACGGCGACTGGACCTACACCCCGGCGCCCGGTGTCGAGCCCGGCCGGGCCGACGGCTGGAGCTCCCCGGCCGAGGACGTCCCGAGCTCGCACAGCGCCCAGCTCCGTTCCCTGCTGGCCGACATGCGGGCGGGGCGGCGGCCCAGGGCGAGCGCCGGGGACGGCCGCCGCTCCCTGGAGCTGATCACCGCGATGTACAAGGCGGCGCTCACCGGCCGCCCGGTGCTGGCCGGCGAGATCGTCCCGGGCGACCCCTTCTACACGGCGCTGCACGGCTCGGTACCCGGCTGGGCACCGCAGGAGTCCGGACGATGA
- a CDS encoding FAD-dependent oxidoreductase has translation MFAAPTPRTRELGTDVLVVGAGLGGLAAALTAVRFGHRVVLTEATDWPGGLFTAQAVPLADGHRIELDPVSPGYRDLRERIRDFYRRNYPLCPEPFADPLLDPGLSTTGHLSHEPRAALAVVQELLTPHLASGRLTLLLGHRPVAAQADGDRVAAVTLEAADGEPLTVSASYVVDATDLGELLGLAGVEHVTGAESREETGEPHAPALADPLDQQPVSWVFALDHRPGEDHTIDRPAGYARWSEAFSWDTAEPGGGPARSVPLFLHEPDDVPHWAAPPNDRWHQLRALARSRYLPGTFDSDITLVDWEQTAYTRLPLTGSGDEVRAGAEQEAHEQALSFLYWMQTSAPRHDDGHGYPELRLRPDVTGTVDGFAKAPHVRESRRIRAEFTLLEHHLTAAARAGAPGAETFTDSVGTLRSRITLRPGTGGGAGLDLECLPFQLPLGTLLPVRVENLLPAGRNIGATHLSAPALGGHAGQWSIGEAVGALVSYCLEHRLPPRAVRGSEYRLTSFQDRLSTSLGLALDWPDRLRTGPVTSAGALYATL, from the coding sequence GTGTTCGCCGCCCCCACCCCCCGTACCCGCGAACTCGGGACCGATGTCCTGGTGGTCGGTGCCGGTCTCGGTGGTCTCGCCGCCGCACTGACCGCCGTCAGGTTCGGACACCGTGTCGTGCTCACCGAGGCGACCGACTGGCCCGGTGGCCTGTTCACCGCGCAGGCCGTGCCGCTCGCGGACGGCCACCGCATCGAACTGGACCCCGTCTCCCCCGGCTACCGCGATCTGCGCGAGCGGATACGCGACTTCTACCGGCGCAACTACCCACTGTGCCCCGAGCCGTTCGCCGATCCACTGCTCGACCCCGGCCTCAGTACCACCGGCCACCTCAGCCACGAACCGCGCGCCGCACTCGCGGTCGTCCAGGAGCTCCTCACCCCGCACCTCGCCTCCGGCAGGCTCACCCTGCTGCTCGGCCACCGCCCGGTCGCGGCCCAGGCCGACGGGGACCGGGTTGCCGCGGTCACCCTGGAGGCGGCGGACGGCGAGCCGCTGACGGTCAGCGCCTCCTACGTCGTCGACGCGACGGACCTGGGCGAACTGCTCGGCCTCGCGGGTGTCGAGCACGTCACCGGCGCCGAGTCCCGCGAGGAGACCGGCGAGCCGCACGCGCCCGCCCTCGCCGATCCGCTGGACCAGCAGCCGGTCTCCTGGGTCTTCGCCCTGGACCACCGCCCCGGCGAGGACCACACCATCGACCGGCCGGCCGGCTACGCCCGGTGGTCCGAGGCCTTCTCCTGGGACACCGCGGAACCGGGCGGCGGCCCGGCCCGCTCCGTACCGCTCTTCCTGCACGAGCCGGACGACGTCCCGCACTGGGCCGCACCGCCCAACGACCGCTGGCACCAGCTGCGGGCGCTCGCCCGGAGCCGGTATCTGCCCGGTACGTTCGACAGCGACATCACCCTGGTCGACTGGGAGCAGACCGCCTACACCCGGCTCCCGCTCACCGGGTCCGGGGACGAGGTGCGGGCCGGGGCGGAGCAGGAGGCACACGAGCAGGCCCTGTCGTTCCTGTACTGGATGCAGACGAGCGCGCCCCGGCACGACGACGGTCACGGCTATCCCGAGCTGCGGCTGAGGCCCGATGTCACGGGCACCGTCGACGGCTTCGCCAAGGCCCCGCACGTACGCGAATCCCGCCGCATCCGGGCCGAGTTCACCCTGCTGGAACACCATCTGACCGCCGCGGCACGGGCCGGGGCGCCGGGCGCCGAGACCTTCACGGACAGCGTGGGAACCCTGCGGTCCCGGATCACACTGCGCCCCGGGACCGGTGGGGGTGCGGGGCTGGACCTGGAGTGCCTGCCGTTCCAGCTGCCGCTGGGCACCCTGCTGCCGGTACGGGTGGAGAATCTGCTTCCGGCCGGGCGGAACATCGGCGCCACCCATCTCAGCGCACCCGCGCTCGGCGGGCACGCGGGCCAGTGGAGCATCGGTGAGGCCGTCGGCGCGCTGGTCTCGTACTGCCTGGAGCACCGGCTGCCGCCGCGTGCGGTCCGCGGGAGCGAGTACAGGCTCACCTCCTTCCAGGACCGGTTGAGCACTTCTCTCGGTCTCGCCCTCGACTGGCCGGACCGGCTCCGCACCGGACCCGTGACCAGTGCCGGGGCGCTCTACGCCACCCTCTGA
- a CDS encoding LacI family DNA-binding transcriptional regulator: protein MGTSGPKYQRIKDELRAEVARDEYEAGAPFITQNQLRERFGVSSTTAVRALNDLVSEGLLVRRRGRGTFVADPGDRAAEPVPSHRSGVIACIISGQGPYQSEVLRGIESGCSERGMRLFFSDSAVHMTDTGHADHGASLARQNQALLQAVEDRVDGIILYPVQDAPDADVLDEIRRLRIPMVLVDRYFPGHAIDAVTADNYHVGYRLTEHLLADGHERIATLWGETHCTSVHDRMTGHKQALRAHGQPLLPQLTALRSYTALPEDDRKQLLTDLLGSPEPPTALLCAHGFAVATAAADLASLGIAVPDEIVLAGMDDAGPYDLLPLTSFAARLPAREIGGRAVEQLVTRIAERTAGEDPYRSAEQIVLPVRIRTRESVPVRLRTVAARRP, encoded by the coding sequence ATGGGTACGTCCGGGCCCAAGTACCAGCGCATCAAGGATGAGTTGCGGGCCGAGGTGGCGCGTGACGAGTACGAGGCCGGTGCTCCGTTCATCACGCAGAACCAGCTGCGCGAGCGCTTCGGCGTCAGCTCCACCACCGCCGTCCGGGCGCTCAACGACCTTGTCTCAGAAGGCCTGTTGGTGCGTCGCCGCGGCCGGGGGACCTTTGTCGCCGACCCCGGGGACCGGGCCGCGGAGCCGGTTCCGTCCCACAGGTCCGGCGTGATCGCCTGCATCATCAGCGGCCAGGGGCCGTACCAGTCGGAGGTGCTGCGCGGGATCGAGTCCGGCTGTTCGGAACGCGGGATGCGGCTGTTCTTCTCGGACTCCGCCGTGCACATGACCGACACCGGGCACGCCGACCACGGCGCGTCGCTGGCCCGCCAGAACCAGGCGCTGCTCCAGGCCGTCGAGGACCGGGTCGACGGCATCATCCTGTACCCCGTCCAGGACGCGCCCGACGCCGACGTCCTCGACGAGATCAGACGCCTGCGCATCCCGATGGTCCTGGTCGACCGGTACTTTCCGGGGCACGCCATCGACGCGGTCACCGCCGACAACTACCACGTCGGCTACCGGCTCACCGAACATCTGCTGGCCGACGGCCACGAGCGGATCGCGACGCTCTGGGGCGAGACGCACTGCACCAGCGTCCACGACCGGATGACCGGGCACAAACAGGCGCTGCGCGCCCATGGCCAGCCCCTGCTCCCCCAGTTGACCGCCCTGCGCTCGTACACGGCGCTGCCCGAGGACGACCGCAAGCAGCTGCTGACCGACCTGCTCGGCTCGCCCGAGCCGCCGACCGCCCTGCTGTGCGCCCATGGTTTCGCGGTCGCCACCGCCGCCGCCGATCTGGCCTCGCTCGGCATCGCCGTACCCGACGAGATCGTGCTGGCCGGCATGGACGACGCCGGCCCCTACGATCTGCTGCCGCTGACCAGCTTCGCCGCCCGGCTGCCCGCCAGGGAGATCGGCGGCCGGGCGGTCGAGCAACTGGTCACCCGGATCGCGGAGCGCACGGCGGGCGAGGACCCGTACCGCAGCGCCGAGCAGATCGTGCTTCCCGTCCGGATCAGGACGCGCGAGTCCGTGCCGGTCCGGCTCCGTACCGTCGCCGCCCGCCGGCCCTGA
- a CDS encoding LacI family DNA-binding transcriptional regulator, with the protein MQSQVNRRSARPRPSSAVTLQQVAQDAGVSLATASRVLSDSDRNVTQELQERVLEAAARLRYVSNAPARALVQSTTSIVGLVVHDVNDAYYSAIAAGVMEVARDHKLLVMLAGTFHEPALQAEYVARLRAQRARAVVLAGSGFTDGSPALAQELEAFAAQGGRVTAVAHQDLPVDTIMPGNREGGRAVAEHLAGLGHTEIGVICGPLALVSVQDRLHGFLERAAELGVVVQEHHRVEADFTRDGGRAAAVRLFRRSPGITALFALNDAMALGALAALRDDLGRSVPTDVSVVGFDDLPVACDVTPALTTVRLPLEEIGRRALLLALGDATASPRTLAVPSRLVVRASTAPPPRVTG; encoded by the coding sequence ATGCAGAGCCAGGTCAATCGACGTTCCGCCCGTCCCCGCCCGTCGTCCGCCGTGACGCTCCAGCAGGTCGCGCAGGACGCCGGGGTCTCTCTCGCCACGGCTTCACGCGTCCTCAGCGACAGCGACCGCAACGTCACCCAGGAGCTGCAGGAGCGCGTGCTGGAGGCGGCGGCCCGGCTCCGTTACGTGTCCAACGCGCCGGCCCGCGCGCTCGTGCAGTCCACGACCTCCATCGTCGGCCTGGTCGTGCACGATGTGAACGACGCCTACTACTCCGCCATCGCGGCCGGTGTCATGGAGGTCGCCCGCGACCACAAGCTCCTGGTGATGCTGGCCGGGACGTTCCACGAACCGGCGCTCCAGGCGGAGTACGTGGCCCGACTGCGTGCGCAGCGGGCCCGCGCCGTGGTCCTCGCCGGATCGGGCTTCACCGACGGGAGCCCCGCGCTCGCCCAGGAGCTGGAGGCCTTCGCGGCACAGGGCGGCCGGGTGACCGCGGTCGCGCATCAGGATCTCCCGGTGGACACGATCATGCCGGGGAACCGCGAGGGCGGCCGGGCCGTCGCCGAGCACCTCGCCGGGCTGGGGCACACCGAGATCGGCGTCATCTGCGGCCCACTGGCACTGGTCTCCGTGCAGGACCGGCTGCACGGCTTCCTGGAGCGGGCCGCCGAACTGGGCGTCGTCGTACAGGAACACCACCGCGTCGAGGCCGACTTCACCCGGGACGGCGGGCGGGCCGCGGCGGTGCGGCTGTTCCGCAGGTCGCCGGGGATCACCGCGCTGTTCGCGCTCAACGACGCCATGGCGCTGGGTGCGCTGGCGGCGCTCCGGGACGACCTCGGCCGGAGCGTACCCACCGATGTCTCCGTCGTCGGCTTCGACGATCTGCCGGTGGCCTGTGACGTCACGCCCGCGCTGACCACCGTACGGCTGCCGCTCGAGGAAATCGGCCGCCGGGCGCTGCTGCTGGCCCTCGGCGACGCGACGGCTTCGCCGCGCACGCTCGCCGTGCCCTCGCGTCTGGTGGTGCGGGCCAGCACGGCACCGCCGCCCCGCGTGACCGGCTGA